Proteins co-encoded in one Bacteroidota bacterium genomic window:
- a CDS encoding proline dehydrogenase family protein — protein MVSFDNTENAFSGKKNADLNRSYWLFNMVSRPWMVNVGQVLTEWSIAMRLPITGAVKATIFKQFCGGETIEECTKTIAELGKYSIGTILDYSVEGKENEADFNATTRETIATIHRAKNEKNIPFSVFKVTGLARFALLEKCSTGEALTSEEELEFTKVHQRVNSICEAAFHANVPVFIDAEESWIQVAIDDLANEMMEKFNKQRAIVYNTYQLYRHDRLDYLKASFADAEKKNYFLGAKLVRGAYMEKERERAANKGYSSPIQETKDATDKDYNAALEFCVTHNKRIAFCAGTHNEQSSMYLTELMKKNGLSLNDKHIYFSQLLGMSDHISYNLSKAGYNVAKYVPYGPVKEVLPYLIRRARENTSVKGQTGRELSLIIKERKRRKAN, from the coding sequence ATGGTTTCATTTGATAATACTGAGAATGCTTTTTCAGGGAAGAAGAACGCTGACTTGAATCGTTCCTACTGGCTTTTTAATATGGTAAGCAGGCCTTGGATGGTGAATGTAGGACAAGTGCTCACTGAATGGTCAATAGCAATGCGATTACCCATTACAGGAGCTGTAAAAGCAACCATTTTTAAACAATTTTGTGGGGGTGAAACGATTGAAGAATGTACAAAAACAATTGCCGAATTAGGCAAATACAGTATAGGAACTATACTTGATTACTCGGTTGAAGGGAAGGAAAACGAAGCCGATTTTAATGCAACCACACGCGAAACTATTGCTACGATTCATAGAGCAAAGAATGAAAAAAATATTCCGTTTAGTGTATTTAAAGTTACAGGACTTGCACGATTTGCACTGCTCGAAAAATGTAGTACAGGCGAAGCTTTAACTTCTGAAGAAGAACTGGAATTCACCAAAGTTCACCAACGCGTAAACAGTATTTGCGAAGCAGCCTTTCATGCAAATGTGCCTGTATTTATTGATGCAGAAGAAAGCTGGATACAAGTTGCGATTGATGATTTGGCGAATGAAATGATGGAAAAATTTAACAAACAGCGTGCGATTGTTTACAATACCTATCAGTTGTATCGTCACGATCGTTTGGATTATTTGAAAGCTTCTTTTGCTGATGCTGAAAAGAAAAATTATTTTTTGGGAGCAAAACTAGTGCGCGGAGCATACATGGAGAAGGAACGTGAACGAGCAGCAAACAAAGGATATTCTTCTCCAATTCAGGAAACAAAGGATGCAACCGACAAAGATTACAATGCTGCTTTAGAATTTTGTGTTACGCATAATAAGCGCATTGCGTTTTGTGCCGGCACTCACAACGAACAAAGCTCTATGTATCTTACTGAGTTGATGAAGAAGAATGGACTCAGCTTAAACGATAAGCACATTTATTTTTCTCAATTACTTGGTATGAGTGATCATATCAGTTACAATCTTTCAAAAGCCGGATACAATGTGGCTAAATATGTACCTTACGGTCCTGTCAAAGAAGTTTTACCTTATTTAATTCGACGTGCACGCGAAAATACTTCTGTAAAAGGCCAAACTGGTCGTGAGTTAAGTTTGATTATTAAAGAGAGAAAAAGAAGAAAAGCGAATTGA